A single genomic interval of Zobellia nedashkovskayae harbors:
- the rplW gene encoding 50S ribosomal protein L23, producing MSVLIKPIITEKMTADSELYNRYGFVVDPRANKIQIKDAVEATYGVSVKKVRTMNYGPSRKTRFTKTGVQHGKTNAIKKAIVDVAEGDIIDFYSNL from the coding sequence ATGAGTGTGTTGATAAAGCCAATAATAACGGAAAAAATGACCGCTGATAGCGAGTTGTATAATCGTTATGGTTTCGTAGTTGACCCAAGGGCCAACAAGATCCAAATTAAAGATGCGGTAGAAGCTACTTACGGTGTTTCAGTAAAGAAAGTTAGAACCATGAATTATGGTCCATCTAGAAAAACACGTTTCACCAAAACTGGAGTACAGCATGGTAAAACTAATGCAATTAAAAAGGCAATAGTTGATGTGGCAGAAGGTGATATCATTGATTTTTACAGTAATCTATAA
- the rplP gene encoding 50S ribosomal protein L16, which yields MLQPKRTKFRKMQKGRMKGNAGRGFQLSNGMFGIKTLDTKFITSRQIEAARIAATRYMKRQGQLWIKIFPDKPITKKPLEVRMGKGKGAPEYFVAVVKPGRVLFEVAGVPMDVAKEALRLAAQKLPVKTKFVVARDYVDQDLI from the coding sequence ATGTTACAACCTAAAAGAACCAAGTTTCGTAAGATGCAAAAAGGCCGCATGAAAGGCAATGCGGGTAGAGGGTTCCAGTTATCAAATGGAATGTTCGGCATCAAAACTTTGGATACAAAATTTATTACGTCGCGCCAAATCGAGGCAGCTCGTATTGCGGCTACTAGATATATGAAAAGGCAAGGCCAGTTATGGATTAAAATATTTCCGGACAAGCCTATTACCAAAAAACCTCTTGAGGTTCGTATGGGTAAAGGTAAAGGTGCTCCAGAATATTTTGTAGCGGTCGTTAAGCCTGGAAGAGTTTTATTTGAAGTTGCTGGTGTACCTATGGATGTTGCTAAGGAAGCATTAAGGTTGGCAGCGCAAAAGTTACCTGTAAAAACAAAGTTTGTTGTTGCTCGTGACTACGTTGATCAAGATTTAATCTAA
- the rplX gene encoding 50S ribosomal protein L24: MKKLKIKTGDTVRIIAGDHKGTEGKVMTVNREKNKAIVEGANMVSKHQKPSAQNPQGGIVKKESPINISNLSLIDAKSGKTTRVGYEVRDGKKVRFSKKSNEVI, encoded by the coding sequence ATGAAAAAGTTGAAAATTAAAACGGGAGATACAGTTCGTATCATTGCAGGAGACCATAAAGGTACTGAAGGCAAGGTGATGACTGTTAACCGTGAAAAGAACAAAGCGATCGTAGAAGGTGCTAACATGGTTTCTAAACATCAGAAGCCAAGTGCGCAGAATCCTCAAGGCGGAATCGTTAAAAAAGAATCTCCTATCAATATTTCTAATTTGTCTCTAATAGATGCTAAATCTGGAAAGACAACAAGAGTAGGGTACGAGGTAAGAGACGGAAAGAAAGTCCGGTTTTCTAAGAAATCCAATGAAGTAATATAA
- the rplB gene encoding 50S ribosomal protein L2, which yields MSVRKLKPITPGQRFRVVNGFDAITTDKPEKSLLAPLKKSGGRNSQGKMTIRQRGGGHKRRYRVIDFKRDKQGIAAVVESIQYDPNRTGFIALLKYADGEKRYIIAQNGLEVGQEVSSGSNVAPEIGNALPISEIPLGTIISCIELRPGQGAVMARSAGTFAQLMAKDGKFVTVKMPSGETRLILSTCMATIGAISNSDHQLLVSGKAGRSRWLGRRPRTRPVAMNPVDHPMGGGEGRASGGHPRSRNGIPAKGYRTRTRTKKTNKYILERRKK from the coding sequence ATGTCAGTTAGAAAATTAAAACCAATAACCCCCGGGCAGCGTTTTAGAGTAGTAAATGGTTTTGACGCCATTACTACTGATAAGCCGGAGAAGAGTTTACTCGCTCCGTTAAAAAAATCGGGAGGAAGAAACAGTCAAGGAAAAATGACCATTCGCCAAAGAGGTGGTGGGCATAAGAGAAGGTATCGTGTTATTGATTTCAAAAGAGATAAGCAAGGAATTGCTGCTGTTGTGGAGTCAATTCAGTACGATCCTAACAGAACAGGTTTTATTGCTTTATTGAAGTATGCAGATGGTGAGAAAAGATACATCATTGCGCAGAACGGATTAGAAGTAGGGCAAGAGGTTAGTTCTGGTAGTAATGTAGCTCCTGAAATAGGGAATGCATTACCAATAAGTGAAATACCATTAGGTACTATTATTTCTTGTATAGAATTACGTCCTGGTCAAGGAGCTGTTATGGCTAGAAGCGCAGGTACTTTTGCTCAGTTAATGGCAAAAGATGGTAAGTTCGTTACGGTTAAGATGCCTTCAGGTGAAACTAGATTAATATTATCTACATGTATGGCTACAATTGGAGCTATATCTAATTCTGATCACCAGTTATTAGTATCTGGTAAAGCAGGTAGAAGTAGATGGTTAGGTAGAAGACCTAGGACTAGACCAGTAGCAATGAACCCTGTCGATCACCCAATGGGTGGTGGTGAAGGTAGAGCTTCAGGTGGTCATCCAAGATCAAGAAACGGAATCCCGGCTAAAGGTTATAGAACGCGTACTAGGACCAAGAAGACGAATAAGTATATTCTAGAACGTAGAAAGAAATAA
- the rpsQ gene encoding 30S ribosomal protein S17: MEEKRNLRKERIGVVTSNKMEKSIVVAEVRKVKHPMYGKFVLKTKKYVAHDEKNDCKEGDTVKIMETRPLSKTKTWRLVEILERAK, from the coding sequence ATGGAAGAAAAAAGAAACTTAAGAAAAGAGAGAATAGGGGTTGTAACCAGTAACAAAATGGAGAAATCTATTGTTGTGGCAGAGGTTAGAAAAGTAAAGCACCCTATGTACGGTAAGTTCGTTTTAAAAACGAAAAAGTACGTTGCACACGACGAGAAAAACGATTGCAAGGAAGGTGATACCGTTAAGATAATGGAGACACGCCCGTTAAGCAAGACTAAAACTTGGCGTTTAGTAGAAATCTTAGAAAGAGCTAAATAA
- the rpsJ gene encoding 30S ribosomal protein S10 → MSQKIRIKLKSYDYNLVDKSAEKIVKTVKTTGAVVTGPIPLPTHKKIFTVLRSPHVNKKSREQFQLSSYKRLLDIYSSSSKTIDALMKLELPSGVEVEIKV, encoded by the coding sequence ATGAGCCAAAAAATACGGATTAAATTAAAATCTTACGATTATAACTTGGTAGACAAGTCTGCTGAAAAAATCGTAAAAACGGTAAAGACTACCGGAGCTGTGGTAACGGGGCCAATTCCATTACCTACACACAAAAAAATATTTACGGTTTTGCGTTCACCGCACGTAAATAAGAAGTCTAGAGAGCAGTTTCAACTTAGTTCTTACAAGAGGTTGTTGGATATTTATAGCTCTTCATCTAAAACTATTGATGCGCTTATGAAGCTTGAGCTTCCAAGTGGTGTTGAGGTTGAGATAAAAGTATAG
- the rpmC gene encoding 50S ribosomal protein L29 → MKNKEIKELSVEELKQKLAEFKTQQANLKIAHFVTPLENPLQIRKARRTVARLATELTNRENQ, encoded by the coding sequence ATGAAAAACAAAGAAATTAAAGAATTGTCTGTAGAAGAGCTTAAGCAGAAGCTAGCTGAATTTAAAACGCAGCAGGCTAACCTCAAAATAGCGCATTTTGTAACGCCACTTGAGAATCCGCTTCAGATTAGAAAGGCAAGAAGAACGGTAGCTAGATTAGCAACGGAATTAACTAATAGGGAAAACCAATAA
- the rpsS gene encoding 30S ribosomal protein S19 — translation MARSLKKGPYVHYSLEKKIQQSASSGKKSVIKTWSRASMITPDFVGQTIAVHNGRQFVPVFVTENMVGHKLGEFSPTRSFRGHAGAKNKGKK, via the coding sequence ATGGCACGATCGTTAAAAAAAGGACCTTACGTTCACTATAGCTTGGAGAAAAAAATCCAGCAAAGCGCTTCTTCAGGAAAGAAGAGCGTTATAAAAACGTGGTCAAGAGCATCGATGATAACACCTGATTTTGTAGGTCAGACTATAGCTGTTCATAACGGAAGACAGTTTGTTCCTGTATTCGTTACGGAGAATATGGTAGGTCACAAATTAGGCGAATTTTCTCCAACAAGATCTTTTAGAGGTCACGCAGGAGCCAAGAACAAAGGTAAAAAGTAA
- the rplE gene encoding 50S ribosomal protein L5 yields the protein MAYVSRLKKEYGERIVGALKEEFGYKNVMQVPKLQKIVVSRGVGAAVADKKLIDHAVDELTNITGQRAVATLSKKDVAAFKLRKGMPIGAKVTLRGERMYEFLDRLVTSALPRVRDFQGIKATGFDGRGNYSLGVTEQIIFPEINIDKINRIDGMDITFVTSAETDKEAKSLLTELGLPFKKN from the coding sequence ATGGCTTACGTTTCAAGGTTAAAGAAAGAATATGGTGAGCGTATAGTAGGTGCGCTTAAAGAAGAGTTTGGTTACAAGAATGTAATGCAAGTACCCAAGCTTCAAAAGATAGTTGTTAGTAGAGGTGTTGGTGCCGCTGTAGCAGATAAAAAACTTATCGATCATGCGGTAGATGAATTGACTAATATTACTGGTCAAAGAGCTGTTGCAACACTATCTAAGAAGGATGTTGCTGCGTTTAAGTTGCGAAAAGGTATGCCAATTGGCGCTAAAGTGACTTTACGTGGAGAACGTATGTACGAATTTTTAGACCGTTTGGTTACAAGTGCGTTGCCGCGAGTTCGTGATTTTCAAGGGATTAAGGCTACTGGCTTTGATGGTCGTGGTAATTATAGCCTTGGTGTAACAGAGCAAATAATTTTTCCTGAAATCAATATTGATAAAATCAATAGAATTGACGGAATGGATATTACCTTTGTAACTTCTGCTGAAACGGATAAAGAAGCAAAATCATTATTAACAGAATTAGGTTTACCTTTTAAAAAGAACTAG
- the rplN gene encoding 50S ribosomal protein L14 has translation MLQQESRLKVADNTGAKEVLTIRVLGGTKRRYASIGDKIVVTVKEATPNGGIKKGAVSTAVVVRTKKEVRRPDGSYIRFDDNACVLLNPTGEMRGTRVFGPVARELRDKQFMKIVSLAPEVL, from the coding sequence ATGTTACAGCAAGAATCAAGATTAAAGGTAGCGGACAACACAGGGGCAAAAGAAGTTTTGACCATTCGTGTACTTGGAGGAACCAAGAGAAGATACGCATCTATTGGAGATAAGATAGTTGTTACTGTAAAAGAAGCTACGCCTAACGGAGGTATCAAAAAAGGTGCTGTATCTACAGCTGTAGTTGTAAGAACTAAGAAAGAAGTCAGGAGACCTGATGGTTCATATATTCGTTTCGATGACAATGCTTGTGTATTGTTGAATCCAACAGGAGAAATGAGAGGAACCCGTGTTTTCGGTCCGGTTGCCCGCGAATTACGCGATAAGCAATTCATGAAAATTGTTTCATTGGCCCCTGAGGTACTTTAA
- the rpsC gene encoding 30S ribosomal protein S3 has product MGQKTNPIGNRLGIIRGWESNWYGGNDYGDKLAEDNKIRKYIHARLAKASVSRVIIERTLKLITITVTTARPGIIIGKGGQEVDKLKEELKKITNKEVQINIYEIKRPELDANLVAASVARQIESRISFRRAIKMAIAAAMRMNAEGIKIQISGRLNGAEMARSESYKDGRIPLSTFRADIDYALHEAQTTYGKLGIKVWIMKGEVYGKRELSPLVGMTKGQSSKGGDKRDGGRKQRRRK; this is encoded by the coding sequence ATGGGACAGAAAACAAATCCGATAGGAAATCGTCTAGGAATTATCAGAGGATGGGAATCTAACTGGTATGGTGGTAACGATTATGGAGATAAACTAGCTGAAGACAATAAGATACGTAAGTATATTCATGCTCGTTTAGCGAAAGCTAGCGTGTCTAGAGTAATTATAGAACGTACCTTAAAGTTGATTACAATTACTGTGACTACTGCAAGACCTGGTATTATTATAGGTAAAGGTGGTCAAGAGGTGGATAAGCTTAAAGAAGAGCTTAAGAAAATCACCAATAAAGAGGTTCAGATCAATATTTATGAGATCAAAAGACCAGAACTTGATGCAAATTTGGTAGCAGCTAGTGTTGCTCGTCAAATTGAAAGCAGAATTTCTTTTAGAAGAGCTATTAAAATGGCTATTGCTGCGGCAATGAGGATGAATGCAGAAGGAATCAAGATTCAAATTTCAGGTCGTTTGAACGGTGCGGAGATGGCGCGTTCAGAATCTTATAAAGATGGTCGTATTCCATTGTCTACTTTTCGTGCAGATATCGATTATGCTTTACATGAAGCTCAAACGACATACGGTAAGTTGGGTATTAAGGTTTGGATCATGAAAGGTGAAGTGTACGGCAAGCGTGAATTGTCTCCGTTAGTAGGTATGACTAAAGGTCAGTCTTCAAAAGGTGGTGATAAACGTGATGGCGGAAGAAAGCAACGTCGTAGAAAGTAA
- the fusA gene encoding elongation factor G — protein MARDLKYTRNIGIAAHIDAGKTTTTERILFYTGVSHKIGEVHDGAATMDWMEQEQERGITITSAATTCTWKFPLENAKPLDNTKDYHFNIIDTPGHVDFTVEVNRSLRVLDGLVFLFSAVDGVEPQSETNWRLADNYKVPRIGFVNKMDRQGSNFLMVCKQVVEMLGSKAVPIVLPIGEEGDFRGIVDLAKNRAIVWHEEGFGATFDVVDIPEDMKAEVKEYRAALIEAVAEYDENLMEKFFEDEDSITEEEVHAALRAAVMDRAIIPMICGSSFKNKGVQFLLDAVCRYLPSPMDKEDIEGTNPDTGEVEKRKPSVKEPFSALAFKIATDPFVGRLAFFRTYSGRLDAGSYILNNRSGKKERISRIYQMHSNKQNAIDYIEAGDIGAAVGFKDIKTGDTMSDEKHPIVLESMDFPDPVIGIAVEPKTKVDVDKLGMALAKLAEEDPTFQVKTDEASGQTIISGMGELHLDIIVDRLRREFKVEVNQGEPQVEYKEALTKTASHRETYKKQSGGRGKFGDISFEMSPADEDFEGEGLQFVDQIKGGRIPKEFIPSVEKGFTAAMQNGPLAGFEMDSMKVVLKDGSFHPVDSDALSFELAAKMGYKAAGKAAGAVVMEPIMKIEVITPEENMGDIVGDLNRRRGTITNMSDRAGAKVVKGTVPLSEMFGYVTSLRTLSSGRATSTMEFSHYAQTPSNISEEVIKKSKGITA, from the coding sequence ATGGCAAGAGATTTAAAATATACAAGAAATATAGGTATTGCTGCTCATATTGATGCTGGTAAAACAACAACAACAGAGCGTATACTTTTTTATACTGGTGTTAGTCATAAGATAGGTGAGGTGCACGATGGTGCGGCTACTATGGACTGGATGGAGCAAGAGCAAGAACGTGGGATTACCATTACTTCTGCTGCTACAACTTGTACGTGGAAGTTTCCTTTGGAAAATGCGAAGCCCCTTGATAATACTAAAGATTATCACTTTAATATAATAGATACACCGGGACACGTAGATTTTACGGTTGAAGTAAACCGTTCGCTTCGTGTTTTAGATGGTTTAGTTTTTCTTTTTAGCGCAGTTGATGGTGTTGAGCCTCAATCTGAGACTAACTGGAGATTGGCTGATAACTATAAAGTCCCAAGAATTGGTTTTGTGAACAAAATGGACCGTCAAGGTTCTAACTTCTTAATGGTCTGCAAGCAGGTTGTTGAAATGTTAGGTTCTAAGGCAGTTCCAATTGTATTGCCAATTGGTGAAGAAGGAGATTTTAGGGGAATCGTTGATTTAGCTAAAAACAGAGCAATAGTTTGGCATGAAGAGGGCTTCGGTGCTACTTTTGATGTTGTTGATATTCCAGAAGATATGAAAGCGGAAGTTAAGGAGTATAGAGCTGCCTTAATTGAAGCTGTTGCGGAGTATGATGAAAACTTAATGGAGAAATTCTTCGAAGATGAAGACTCCATTACGGAAGAAGAAGTACATGCTGCTTTGAGAGCTGCGGTTATGGATAGAGCAATCATTCCTATGATTTGTGGTTCGTCTTTCAAAAACAAAGGTGTTCAGTTTTTATTGGATGCTGTTTGTAGATACCTTCCGTCTCCAATGGATAAGGAAGATATTGAAGGAACTAATCCTGATACTGGAGAAGTTGAAAAACGTAAGCCTAGTGTTAAGGAGCCATTTTCGGCTTTGGCTTTTAAAATTGCAACCGATCCTTTTGTTGGAAGGTTAGCTTTCTTTAGAACATATTCAGGTCGTTTGGATGCTGGTTCATATATATTGAACAACCGTTCGGGTAAAAAAGAACGTATTTCTCGTATTTATCAGATGCACTCTAATAAGCAAAATGCTATCGATTATATCGAAGCAGGAGATATTGGTGCGGCTGTAGGGTTTAAAGATATCAAGACTGGTGATACCATGTCTGATGAAAAGCACCCTATTGTTTTAGAGAGTATGGACTTTCCTGATCCGGTAATTGGTATCGCTGTTGAGCCAAAAACAAAAGTGGATGTAGATAAGTTAGGTATGGCTTTGGCTAAATTGGCTGAAGAAGATCCTACTTTCCAAGTTAAAACCGATGAAGCATCAGGTCAGACCATTATTTCAGGGATGGGCGAGCTTCACTTAGATATTATTGTAGATCGTTTAAGACGAGAGTTTAAAGTTGAGGTGAACCAAGGTGAGCCGCAAGTTGAATATAAAGAAGCACTTACTAAAACGGCTTCACACAGAGAAACTTACAAAAAGCAATCTGGTGGACGTGGTAAATTTGGTGATATATCTTTCGAAATGAGTCCTGCTGATGAGGATTTCGAAGGAGAAGGACTTCAATTCGTTGATCAAATTAAAGGTGGTCGTATTCCTAAGGAATTTATACCATCTGTAGAAAAAGGCTTTACAGCAGCAATGCAAAACGGACCTTTGGCAGGATTTGAGATGGATTCTATGAAAGTAGTATTGAAAGATGGATCTTTCCACCCTGTGGATTCTGATGCGCTTTCTTTCGAATTAGCTGCAAAAATGGGGTACAAAGCAGCGGGTAAAGCTGCAGGTGCCGTTGTTATGGAGCCAATTATGAAAATAGAAGTTATTACTCCTGAAGAAAACATGGGTGATATCGTAGGTGATTTGAACCGTAGAAGGGGGACAATTACGAATATGAGTGACCGTGCTGGTGCTAAGGTTGTAAAAGGTACTGTTCCATTGTCTGAAATGTTTGGATATGTAACATCACTTAGAACGCTTTCATCCGGTAGAGCAACATCAACAATGGAGTTTTCACATTATGCCCAAACACCTTCTAATATCTCTGAAGAGGTAATTAAGAAGTCTAAAGGTATAACAGCATAA
- the rplC gene encoding 50S ribosomal protein L3, translated as MSGLIGKKVGMTSIFDENGKNIPCTVIEAGPCVVTQVRTEEVDGYKALQLGFDDKADKRANKAEAGHFKKAGSSPKKKVVEFKGFDEDYKLGDTIGVDVFVEGEFVDVVGTSKGKGFQGVVKRHGFAGVGQATHGQHNRLRAPGSIGAASYPARVFKGMKMAGRMGGDRVTVQNLKVLKVVPEKNLLVVKGAVPGHKNAYVTIEK; from the coding sequence ATGTCTGGGTTAATTGGAAAAAAAGTAGGCATGACCAGCATCTTTGACGAGAACGGGAAGAATATTCCTTGTACAGTTATTGAAGCGGGGCCATGTGTGGTTACCCAAGTCAGAACCGAAGAAGTTGATGGGTATAAAGCTCTTCAACTTGGTTTCGATGACAAGGCAGATAAGCGTGCTAATAAGGCCGAAGCAGGTCATTTCAAAAAAGCAGGTTCATCTCCTAAGAAAAAAGTCGTTGAATTTAAAGGTTTTGATGAGGATTACAAATTAGGAGACACTATAGGTGTTGATGTGTTTGTAGAAGGAGAATTTGTAGATGTTGTTGGTACGTCTAAGGGTAAAGGATTTCAAGGTGTTGTAAAACGTCATGGATTTGCCGGTGTGGGTCAAGCGACTCACGGTCAGCATAACCGTTTGAGAGCTCCTGGTTCCATTGGTGCTGCATCTTATCCTGCAAGAGTTTTTAAAGGAATGAAAATGGCCGGTAGAATGGGTGGTGATAGAGTTACCGTTCAGAATCTTAAAGTTTTAAAGGTTGTTCCAGAAAAGAATCTTTTAGTTGTAAAAGGTGCTGTTCCAGGTCATAAGAACGCTTACGTAACTATCGAGAAGTAA
- the rpsL gene encoding 30S ribosomal protein S12 translates to MPTISQLVRKGRSTITKKSKSAALDSCPQRRGVCTRVYTTTPKKPNSAMRKVARVRLTNGKEVNAYIPGEGHNLQEHSIVLVRGGRVKDLPGVRYHIVRGALDTAGVAGRTQRRSKYGAKRPKK, encoded by the coding sequence ATGCCAACAATTTCACAATTAGTACGAAAAGGAAGGTCCACGATTACTAAGAAGAGTAAATCGGCGGCTTTGGATTCGTGTCCTCAAAGAAGAGGTGTTTGTACTCGTGTTTATACGACTACACCGAAGAAACCAAACTCAGCTATGAGAAAAGTAGCAAGGGTAAGGTTGACAAACGGTAAGGAAGTAAACGCTTACATACCCGGAGAAGGACATAACCTCCAAGAGCACTCGATAGTATTAGTAAGGGGCGGAAGGGTAAAGGATTTGCCAGGAGTTAGGTACCACATCGTTAGAGGAGCTTTGGATACTGCAGGTGTTGCAGGAAGAACTCAACGTAGGTCTAAGTACGGTGCAAAACGCCCTAAGAAGTAA
- the rplV gene encoding 50S ribosomal protein L22, translating into MGVRKKQMAERIKAEKKQIAFAKLNNCPTSPRKMRLVADLVRGVKVEKALAILRFNPKEASRKLEKLLLSALANWQAKNEDASVEDADLFVKEIRVDGGSMLKRLRPAPQGRAHRIRKRSNHVTLVLGSNNNIES; encoded by the coding sequence ATGGGAGTTCGAAAAAAACAGATGGCCGAAAGAATCAAGGCCGAGAAAAAACAGATAGCGTTCGCTAAGTTGAACAACTGTCCTACATCGCCTAGAAAAATGCGTTTGGTAGCAGACCTTGTTAGAGGAGTTAAAGTAGAAAAAGCATTGGCTATTTTACGTTTTAACCCAAAAGAGGCTTCTCGAAAATTAGAGAAATTGTTACTTTCTGCCTTGGCTAACTGGCAGGCAAAGAATGAAGATGCTAGTGTTGAAGATGCGGACCTTTTTGTAAAGGAAATTCGTGTTGACGGTGGTAGTATGTTGAAAAGATTGCGTCCAGCTCCACAGGGTAGAGCGCATAGAATTAGAAAACGTTCCAACCATGTTACATTGGTGTTGGGGTCTAATAATAATATAGAAAGCTAG
- the rplD gene encoding 50S ribosomal protein L4, with protein MKVAVLDIKGKETGRKADLSDAVFGIEPNDHAVYLDVKQYLAHQRQGTHKAKERAEIAGSTRKIKKQKGTGTARAGSIKSPIFRGGGRVFGPRPKDYTQKLNKNVKRLARKSALSIKSKEQAILVVEDFNFDTPKTKDFKGVLKSLGLENKKSLFVLGDSNNSVYLSSRNLKGSEVVTSSEISTYKILNASSIVLLESALEGLESNLTK; from the coding sequence ATGAAGGTAGCAGTTTTAGATATTAAAGGAAAAGAAACAGGTAGAAAGGCAGACCTTTCTGATGCTGTTTTCGGAATAGAGCCAAATGATCATGCTGTGTATTTGGATGTTAAACAATATTTAGCACATCAAAGACAAGGAACGCACAAAGCAAAAGAGCGTGCGGAAATTGCGGGAAGTACTCGTAAGATCAAGAAGCAAAAAGGAACTGGTACAGCACGTGCCGGTAGTATTAAATCTCCTATTTTTAGAGGTGGTGGTAGAGTTTTTGGTCCTAGACCTAAAGATTATACTCAGAAGTTGAATAAGAACGTGAAGCGTTTGGCTCGTAAATCTGCACTTAGTATCAAATCTAAAGAACAAGCAATTTTAGTTGTGGAAGACTTTAATTTTGATACGCCAAAGACAAAAGATTTTAAAGGAGTTTTGAAGTCATTAGGGCTTGAAAACAAAAAATCATTGTTTGTCTTGGGTGATTCAAATAATAGCGTATATTTGTCTTCGCGAAATTTGAAAGGTTCCGAAGTTGTAACTTCCTCAGAAATAAGCACTTATAAAATTCTTAATGCAAGTAGTATTGTGTTGTTAGAGAGTGCTTTAGAAGGATTGGAGTCAAACTTAACAAAATAG
- the rpsG gene encoding 30S ribosomal protein S7, which translates to MRKKQAKKRPLLPDPRFNDQLVTRFVNMMMWDGKKSIAFSVFYDAMDIVEEKKTDEEKTALELWKDALSNVMPHVEVRSRRVGGATFQIPMQIRPDRKISTAMKWLISFARKRNEKGMAQKLAAEVLAASKEEGAAVKKRVDTHKMAEANKAFSHFRF; encoded by the coding sequence ATGAGAAAAAAACAGGCAAAGAAAAGACCACTTTTACCAGATCCAAGATTTAACGATCAGTTGGTGACACGTTTCGTTAACATGATGATGTGGGACGGTAAGAAGTCTATCGCTTTTAGTGTTTTCTATGATGCAATGGATATCGTAGAAGAAAAAAAGACCGATGAAGAGAAGACTGCTTTAGAGCTTTGGAAGGATGCCCTTTCAAATGTTATGCCTCACGTTGAGGTTAGAAGTAGAAGAGTAGGTGGTGCTACATTTCAGATTCCTATGCAAATTAGACCAGATCGTAAGATTTCTACTGCGATGAAATGGTTGATTAGTTTCGCAAGAAAGCGTAATGAAAAAGGAATGGCACAAAAATTAGCAGCAGAGGTTCTTGCCGCTTCGAAAGAAGAAGGTGCAGCTGTTAAGAAAAGAGTAGATACGCATAAAATGGCAGAGGCTAACAAAGCTTTTTCACACTTTAGATTCTAA